A window from Populus trichocarpa isolate Nisqually-1 chromosome 3, P.trichocarpa_v4.1, whole genome shotgun sequence encodes these proteins:
- the LOC7496566 gene encoding calmodulin-binding transcription activator 4, producing the protein MLQSGYDINSLFEEAQTRWLKPAEVLFILQNHDKYQFTKEPLQKPTSGSLFLFNKRILRFFRRDGHSWRKKKDGRTVGEAHERLKVGNVETINCYYAHGEQNPNFQRRSYWMLDPAFEHIVLVHYREISEGKPSPGSAAQLSPGFSYSPSSNTSQTQGSSSAISGVYEQHQSLSSPASVEVNSGLDIKDNGVDSTAELTSFANNEVTQCLRRLEEQLSLNKDNIKEIGSFGGDEGDTNDSKILEYVNHISKEDQSKNLLRGSQYIVDYQSYGGLSGKQLERNNLAPLQDAGDSGAYQQSYSQYYTDGSKEDLSWNEVFESYNTSSGIEYQEKPKSSLMMETAQEQENSLWINFAETNVGNSSLLPPQEFEGFETPTYSSVIETHENNADCYAMLYDQGHLGIPIEADSNLTVAQQQKFSIREISPEWGYATEATKVIIVGSFLCDPSESSWTCMFGDTEVPLQIIQEGVIRCEAPPHQPGKVTLCITSGNRESCSEIRDFDYRAKDSSCAHCNFSQTEATKSPEELLLLVRFVQMLLSDFSLQRGDNIETGIHLLQKLKADDDSWGYIIEALLVGSGTSSTTVDWLLQQLLKDKLRQWLSSKSQEEHDHPGCSLSKKEQGIIHMLAGLGFEWALSPILSHGVSINFRDINGWTALHWAARFGREKMVAALLASGASAGAVTDPSSKDPIGKTAASIAASSGHKGLAGYLSEVALTSHLSSLKLKESELSKGSAEIEAERAVDSISKESFAANEDQVSLKDTLAAVRNAAQAAARIQSAFRAHSFRKRQEIEASLLDEYGISAGDIQGLSAMSKLAFRNSQDINSAALSIQKKYRGWKGRKDFLELRQKVVKIQAHVRGYRVRKNYKVICWAVGILDKVVLRWRRKGIGLRGFRNETESIDEREDDDILKMFRKQKVDGTIDEAFSRVLSMVDSPDARQQYRRMLQRYRQAKDELGTSEAAASTSLADANEMENDDLYRFQ; encoded by the exons ATGTTACaatcag GGTATGATATTAATAGTCTGTTTGAAGAAGCACAAACGCGGTGGCTGAAACCAGCAGAAGTGCTTTTTATATTACAAAATCATGATAAGTATCAGTTCACAAAGGAACCACTTCAAAAGCCAACCA GTGGATCtttgtttctatttaataaGAGGATTCTTAGGTTCTTTAGAAGAGATGGTCATAGTTGGCGCAAAAAGAAGGATGGAAGAACTGTCGGGGAAGCACATGAAAGGCTCAAG GTTGGAAATGTTGAGACTATAAATTGTTATTATGCACATGGTGAGCAAAACCCAAATTTTCAGAGACGCAGCTATTGGATGCTGGACCC GGCATTTGAGCACATTGTGCTTGTTCATTATAGAGAGATTTCTGAG GGAAAACCCTCTCCCGGATCTGCTGCACAGCTATCACCCGGATTCTCTTATAGTCCCAGCAGTAATACTAGTCAAACTCAAGGATCATCCTCTGCAATTAGTGGTGTATATGAACAACATCAGAGTTTGTCCAGTCCAGCATCTGTAGAAGTTAACTCGGGATTAGACATCAAGGACAATGGGGTGGATAGTACAGCAGAGCTTACTAGTTTTGCTAATAACGAGGTTACTCAATGTTTGCGAAGGCTGGAGGAGCAGTTGAGTTTGAACAAGGACAACATCAAAGAAATCGGCTCATTTGGTGGTGATGAGGGAGACacaaatgattcaaaaattcTGGAATACGTAAACCACATCTCCAAGGAGGATCAATCTAAGAATTTACTTCGTGGATCACAGTATATTGTTGATTACCAATCTTATGGTGGACTTTCTGGAAAGCAACTAGAGAGAAACAATCTTGCACCACTTCAGGATgcag GTGATAGTGGCGCATACCAGCAATCATATTCTCAATATTATACAGATGGAAGTAAAGAAGACCTTTCTTGGAATGAAGTGTTCGAATCCTATAACACTTCATCAGGCATTGAGTACCAG GAAAAGCCCAAGTCTTCTTTAATGATGGAAACAGCTCAAGAGCAAGAAAATTCTCTTTGGATAAATTTTGCTGAAACCAATGTTGGAAACT CTTCTTTGTTGCCGCCTCAAGAATTTGAAGGTTTCGAAACTCCTACATATTCTTCTGTTATAGAAACACATGAAAACAATGCTGACTGCTATGCAATGCTATATGACCAAGGCCATCTTGGAATACCCATTGAGGCAGATTCAAATTTGACAGTTGCACAGCAGCAGAAGTTTAGTATCCGTGAAATATCCCCAGAATGGGGTTATGCTACAGAGGCTACAAAG GTCATCATTGTTGGATCGTTTCTCTGTGACCCATCGGAATCATCATGGACATGCATGTTTGGTGACACTGAAGTTCCTCTTCAAATCATTCAAGAAGGCGTTATTCGTTGCGAGGCTCCTCCCCACCAGCCCGGAAAGGTCACTCTCTGCATTACTTCTGGCAATCGGGAGTCCTGCAGTGAGATCAGAGACTTTGATTACCGAGCTAAGGATAGTAGCTGTGCTCACTGTAACTTTTCCCAAACAGAAGCTACTAAGAGTCCAGAAGAGCTATTGTTACTTGTCAGATTTGTGCAGATGCTTCTGTCTGATTTCTCTTTGCAGAGAGGAGACAACATAGAAACGGGAATTCATCTACTTCAAAAATTGAAGGCTGATGATGATTCATGGGGTTATATCATAGAGGCTCTTTTAGTTGGCAGTGGAACTTCATCCACGACAGTTGATTGGCTTCTGCAACAACTACTGAAAGACAAGCTGCGGCAGTGGCTTTCCTCCAAGTCTCAGGAAGAACATGACCATCCTGGATGTTCATTGTCCAAAAAAGAGCAAGGGATCATACACATGCTTGCTGGGTTAGGTTTTGAGTGGGCCTTAAGCCCAATTCTCAGTCATGGAGTCAGTATAAATTTCCGTGACATTAATGGGTGGACCGCTCTCCACTGGGCTGCTCGTTTTGGAAG GGAAAAAATGGTTGCTGCCCTTTTAGCTTCTGGTGCATCAGCTGGGGCTGTGACCGATCCTAGTTCAAAAGATCCAATTGGCAAAACTGCAGCATCCATTGCTGCCAGTAGTGGGCACAAGGGACTTGCTGGTTATCTTTCAGAAGTGGCACTAACTAGCCATCTTTCATCTCTCAAACTCAAGGAAAGTGAGCTTTCTAAAGGCTCTGCTGAGATTGAAGCTGAGAGAGCTGTAGATAGCATCTCAAAGGAGAGCTTTGCTGCCAATGAAGATCAGGTTTCGCTTAAAGATACCTTGGCTGCTGTCCGGAATGCGGCTCAGGCAGCTGCCCGAATACAATCTGCTTTCCGTGCACATTCTTTCAGAAAGCGACAAGAGATAGAAGCTTCTCTTTTAGATGAGTATGGTATCAGTGCCGGTGACATTCAAGGGCTCTCAGCTATGTCAAAGCTGGCCTTTCGTAACTCCCAGGATATTAATTCGGCTGCATTATCCATTCAGAAGAAATATCGAGGATGGAAAGGTCGCAAGGATTTTCTGGAACTTAGACAGAAAGTTGTGAAGATACAG GCTCATGTGAGAGGCTATCGGGTTAGGAAGAACTATAAGGTAATATGTTGGGCTGTTGGAATTCTAGATAAGGTAGTGCTGCGGTGGCGACGCAAAGGAATTGGTTTGCGAGGTTTCCGGAATGAGACGGAGTCCATTGATGAAAGGGAAGATGATGATATTCTCAAGATGTTCCGCAAACAGAAAGTGGATGGAACTATTGATGAGGCTTTCTCTCGTGTGCTATCAATGGTTGATTCTCCGGATGCACGTCAGCAATATCGTCGGATGCTGCAACGATACCGCCAAGCTAAG GATGAACTTGGTACCAGTGAAGCAGCAGCGTCTACTTCTCTGGCTGATGCGAATGAGATGGAAAATGATGATCTGTACCGTTTCCAGTAG
- the LOC7481219 gene encoding uncharacterized protein LOC7481219, which yields MEPAKNLELIDQAIKKLLAEKRNKESSGDDGFLQDDNDQLLLSKLLSELESLKGNDVKLEQSDISPGAEEEEEVNSPAIGEVLSRHENSIENTAAGEIVKELRKLRRQNFVTQCLLSAMIVLTVAWQVSQVSIILQVKDGLSHPFKSFGSMLNGMLKRSGTKGQDSENQQSEVVPVKVPPFKIPELPHIDLGSNIE from the exons ATGGAACCAGCCAAAAATCTGGAGCTCATTGATCAGGCTATCAAGAAGCTTTTAGcagagaaaagaaacaaagaatccTCTGGTGATGATGGTTTCCTCCAGGATGATAACGATCAACTTCTCCTCTCCAAATTGCTTTCCGAG TTGGAATCACTAAAAGGGAATGATGTTAAACTTGAGCAATCTGATATATCACCTGgagcggaggaggaggaggaggtaaATTCTCCTGCAATTGGTGAAGTGTTGTCAAGACATGAGAACAGCATTGAAAATACAGCCGCTGGAGAGATAGTGAAAGAGCTTAGAAAACTAAGGAGGCAGAATTTTGTTACCCAGTGCCTTCTTTCAGCAATGATTGTCCTCACTGTTGCCTGGCAGGTATCTCAGGTGTCCATCATTTTGCAAGTTAAAGATGGGTTGAGCCACCCGTTTAAATCCTTTGGGAGTATGTTAAATGGGATGCTGAAACGTTCCGGTACCAAAGGTCAAGATTCAGAAAATCAGCAGTCAGAAGTGGTTCCTGTCAAAGTTCCTCCTTTTAAAATTCCAGAGCTTCCACATATCGATTTAGGTTCCAACATTGAATAG
- the LOC7481220 gene encoding nuclear transport factor 2B: MDPDTVAKAFVEHYYNMFDSNRAGLANLYQDASMLTFEGQKTQGSQNIVAKLTALPFHQCKHHITTVDCQPSGPAGGMLVFVSGNLQLAGEQHALKFSQMFHLMPTPQGSYYVYNDIFRLNYA; this comes from the exons ATGGATCCAGACACAGTAGCGAAGGCATTTGTTGAGCACTACTACAATATGTTCGATTCGAATAGAGCTGGGTTGGCGAATCTGTATCAAGACGCTTCCATGCTGACTTTTGAAGGTCAAAAGACTCAGGGATCCCAGAATATTGTAGCTAAACTAACTGCTCTTCCTTTTCATCAGTGCAAACATCACATCACTACCGTTGATTGCCAGCCTTCTGGTCCTGCTGGTGGTATGCTTGTTTTCGTCTCCGGTAATCTCCAGCTCGCCGGCGAACAGCACGCTCTCAAGTTCAGCCAg ATGTTCCATTTGATGCCAACGCCACAGGGAAGCTATTATGTGTACAATGACATATTCAGGTTGAACTATGCTTGA